The following are encoded together in the Portunus trituberculatus isolate SZX2019 chromosome 25, ASM1759143v1, whole genome shotgun sequence genome:
- the LOC123508761 gene encoding probable serine hydrolase isoform X2 — MTPQEVTWQSLSVDLEWGRLSGKVGVVGSKDSMSSLRILGVHGWLDNANTFDTLAPFLPMGTELLVLDLPGHGHSDHLPVGAHYDILSYVLHLKRAVDKCRWDKFILVGHSMGACISNVFTSLFPEQVIAFVSLDYIRPRKTTIDSIQQNISVLFKGETLRKQKPVVYSEEQAIERLIKARTNLGINAAIDRDAAYVLLPRSARQVEGGYAWSHDPRARANFQATFGKSWYTYTSQIRCPVLIVAANHGIVTSAVREVFEEALAVYRSNAQWLDVVAVDGSHHVHLTHPKRVAKPLVAFLHRVVKETAPALPLQARL; from the coding sequence ATGACCCCACAGGAGGTCACTTGGCAGTCCTTGTCTGTTGACCTGGAATGGGGGAGACTGTCAGGCAAAGTTGGTGTTGTTGGGAGCAAGGATTCCATGAGCAGCCTGAGAATTCTTGGTGTGCATGGCTGGCTGGACAATGCCAATACCTTCGACACACTTGCTCCCTTCCTGCCAATGGGGACGGAGCTGCTGGTGCTGGACCTGCCGGGACACGGACACTCGGACCATCTGCCAGTCGGTGCACACTATGACATACTCTCATATGTCCTGCACCTGAAGAGAGCAGTGGATAAATGTCGGTGGGACAAATTCATCCTGGTCGGTCACAGTATGGGCGCTTGTATAAGTAATGTAttcacttctctcttccctgAGCAAGTGATAGCCTTTGTCAGTCTGGATTACATTAGACCACGAAAGACAACCATTGATTCCATTCAGCAGAACATTTCAGTGTTGTTCAAGGGAGAGACGCTGAGGAAACAGAAGCCAGTTGTGTACAGTGAAGAGCAGGCCATTGAGCGTTTGATCAAGGCGAGGACAAACTTGGGGATCAACGCAGCCATTGACAGAGATGCGGCGTATGTCCTCCTGCCCAGATCCGCAAGGCAGGTGGAAGGTGGATATGCATGGAGTCATGATCCTCGGGCCCGGGCAAACTTCCAGGCCACATTTGGCAAGTCATGGTACACATACACATCCCAAATCAGATGTCCAGTTTTGATTGTGGCGGCCAACCACGGCATAGTCACCAGTGCTGTGCGAGAGGTCTTTGAGGAGGCTCTTGCTGTGTACCGCAGCAATGCCCAGTGGCTTGACGTGGTGGCAGTGGATGGGTCACACCACGTCCACCTCACACACCCAAAGAGAGTAGCCAAGCCTCTCGTAGCCTTCCTTCACAGAGTGGTTAAGGAGACTGCTCCTGCCCTGCCCCTCCAGGCAAGATTATGA
- the LOC123508761 gene encoding probable serine hydrolase isoform X1 encodes MIRVKMTPQEVTWQSLSVDLEWGRLSGKVGVVGSKDSMSSLRILGVHGWLDNANTFDTLAPFLPMGTELLVLDLPGHGHSDHLPVGAHYDILSYVLHLKRAVDKCRWDKFILVGHSMGACISNVFTSLFPEQVIAFVSLDYIRPRKTTIDSIQQNISVLFKGETLRKQKPVVYSEEQAIERLIKARTNLGINAAIDRDAAYVLLPRSARQVEGGYAWSHDPRARANFQATFGKSWYTYTSQIRCPVLIVAANHGIVTSAVREVFEEALAVYRSNAQWLDVVAVDGSHHVHLTHPKRVAKPLVAFLHRVVKETAPALPLQARL; translated from the exons ATGATAAG AGTGAAAATGACCCCACAGGAGGTCACTTGGCAGTCCTTGTCTGTTGACCTGGAATGGGGGAGACTGTCAGGCAAAGTTGGTGTTGTTGGGAGCAAGGATTCCATGAGCAGCCTGAGAATTCTTGGTGTGCATGGCTGGCTGGACAATGCCAATACCTTCGACACACTTGCTCCCTTCCTGCCAATGGGGACGGAGCTGCTGGTGCTGGACCTGCCGGGACACGGACACTCGGACCATCTGCCAGTCGGTGCACACTATGACATACTCTCATATGTCCTGCACCTGAAGAGAGCAGTGGATAAATGTCGGTGGGACAAATTCATCCTGGTCGGTCACAGTATGGGCGCTTGTATAAGTAATGTAttcacttctctcttccctgAGCAAGTGATAGCCTTTGTCAGTCTGGATTACATTAGACCACGAAAGACAACCATTGATTCCATTCAGCAGAACATTTCAGTGTTGTTCAAGGGAGAGACGCTGAGGAAACAGAAGCCAGTTGTGTACAGTGAAGAGCAGGCCATTGAGCGTTTGATCAAGGCGAGGACAAACTTGGGGATCAACGCAGCCATTGACAGAGATGCGGCGTATGTCCTCCTGCCCAGATCCGCAAGGCAGGTGGAAGGTGGATATGCATGGAGTCATGATCCTCGGGCCCGGGCAAACTTCCAGGCCACATTTGGCAAGTCATGGTACACATACACATCCCAAATCAGATGTCCAGTTTTGATTGTGGCGGCCAACCACGGCATAGTCACCAGTGCTGTGCGAGAGGTCTTTGAGGAGGCTCTTGCTGTGTACCGCAGCAATGCCCAGTGGCTTGACGTGGTGGCAGTGGATGGGTCACACCACGTCCACCTCACACACCCAAAGAGAGTAGCCAAGCCTCTCGTAGCCTTCCTTCACAGAGTGGTTAAGGAGACTGCTCCTGCCCTGCCCCTCCAGGCAAGATTATGA